A single window of Chitinophaga sp. XS-30 DNA harbors:
- a CDS encoding serine O-acetyltransferase — protein sequence MLNAIHLYRAASWLKRRHIPLLPRLLTLLIFLLYNSKIPASASIGKGTRLGYGGIGVVIHDRAVIGEFVMIGPNVTIGGRSGHYEVPVIGDHVDISTGAKVLGPVRIGNNVVIGANAVVIKDVPDNAVVAGVPAKIIRIQQN from the coding sequence ATGCTGAATGCCATTCACCTGTACCGGGCGGCCAGCTGGCTGAAGCGGCGGCACATTCCGTTGCTGCCGCGATTGCTGACGCTGCTGATATTCCTGTTGTACAACAGCAAGATCCCCGCCAGCGCAAGCATCGGCAAAGGCACCCGGCTGGGATATGGCGGCATCGGCGTAGTTATTCATGATCGCGCGGTGATCGGCGAATTTGTGATGATCGGTCCGAATGTGACCATCGGCGGGCGTTCCGGGCATTATGAAGTGCCCGTGATCGGCGATCATGTGGATATTTCCACCGGCGCAAAAGTGCTGGGCCCTGTCAGGATCGGCAACAATGTGGTGATCGGCGCGAATGCCGTTGTGATAAAAGATGTGCCGGACAATGCGGTCGTAGCCGGCGTGCCGGCAAAGATCATCCGGATACAGCAAAACTGA
- a CDS encoding oligosaccharide flippase family protein, whose product MSARVLKNAAIYTIVTLLQRSIGLLLLPLYTFFLLPGDYGQLSVVLAVSNFVSIVMLLAIPYATARFNFKLTADPGGTRALWGNNLLLVLLSAACTGTLLLVFHPYLVAPFTKGIPFYPLLFTGIVTTMLNPVYLFYQSYLQTGQHGRRYGLNMLLNFSLNTGLIILFVAVFRLGVTGILLANLLTALVFAVYALLAFLPVVRPRLNREQTARTLRYSLPLVPHSLSLWALGMTDRMFLLNSRGAAETGIYSVGSQVGCTMNVITAAANQAWSPWFYDVIRDRNNMPMVIKMCNILCALYCLLALAISFFSREIIQLLAGERYAEAWKVIPLTAFACVLMGYYHFFANVILLEERTKYLMVISTCGAACSIVLNIFAVPAFGGMGAAVSMLLSYLLASLLALSVSRRLRKDIRFRYGGMYGMFGLAFAVSLIAYSGEGMPAIRFLILKALVLTAFITVFFLRYRHDIIVWAGRMKAKIIKVSG is encoded by the coding sequence ATGTCTGCCAGGGTGTTAAAGAACGCGGCTATTTATACCATTGTAACGCTGCTGCAGCGGTCCATCGGGCTGTTGCTGCTGCCGCTGTACACCTTTTTCCTGCTGCCCGGCGACTACGGCCAGCTGAGCGTAGTGCTGGCTGTTTCCAATTTCGTTTCGATCGTTATGCTGCTGGCTATTCCATATGCCACGGCGCGCTTCAACTTCAAGCTCACTGCGGACCCCGGCGGCACGCGCGCCCTCTGGGGAAACAACCTGCTGCTGGTGTTGCTCAGCGCGGCATGCACGGGAACCCTGCTGCTGGTATTCCACCCTTACCTGGTGGCGCCCTTTACCAAAGGCATCCCGTTCTATCCCTTGTTGTTCACGGGCATTGTGACCACCATGCTCAACCCGGTATATCTCTTCTACCAGAGTTATCTGCAAACCGGGCAGCACGGCAGGCGATACGGGCTGAACATGTTACTGAACTTCTCACTGAATACGGGTTTGATCATCCTGTTCGTGGCCGTGTTCCGTTTAGGCGTAACCGGTATTCTGCTGGCGAACCTGCTGACGGCGCTCGTTTTCGCCGTATATGCGCTGTTGGCGTTCCTGCCGGTGGTTAGGCCCCGCCTGAACCGGGAGCAGACCGCCCGGACGCTCCGCTATTCGCTGCCGCTGGTACCGCACAGCCTGTCGTTGTGGGCATTGGGGATGACGGACCGGATGTTCCTGCTGAACAGCCGCGGCGCGGCGGAAACCGGTATTTACAGCGTGGGCAGCCAGGTAGGCTGTACCATGAACGTGATCACCGCAGCCGCCAACCAGGCCTGGTCACCCTGGTTCTACGACGTGATCAGGGACCGCAACAACATGCCAATGGTCATCAAGATGTGCAATATCCTTTGTGCCCTCTATTGCCTGCTGGCGCTGGCGATCTCCTTTTTTTCCAGGGAGATCATCCAGCTGCTGGCGGGTGAACGGTACGCAGAAGCGTGGAAGGTCATTCCGCTGACCGCCTTTGCCTGCGTACTGATGGGATACTATCACTTTTTCGCCAACGTGATACTGCTGGAAGAAAGAACAAAATACCTCATGGTAATATCCACCTGCGGCGCCGCGTGCAGTATAGTCCTGAACATTTTTGCCGTACCGGCTTTCGGGGGAATGGGCGCGGCGGTCTCCATGCTGCTGTCTTACCTCCTGGCCAGTCTGCTGGCATTATCGGTTTCCCGCAGGCTCAGGAAAGATATCCGTTTCCGTTACGGCGGAATGTATGGCATGTTCGGGCTGGCCTTTGCCGTATCCCTGATCGCCTACAGCGGGGAGGGTATGCCGGCTATCCGTTTTCTGATACTGAAAGCGCTTGTGCTGACGGCTTTTATCACGGTTTTTTTCCTGCGGTACCGGCACGATATCATTGTCTGGGCCGGGCGCATGAAAGCAAAAATTATAAAGGTCTCCGGATGA
- a CDS encoding tyrosine-protein kinase encodes MAISGEMKDRDRDDMTLFLRRFAANWYWILVCAAMGLAAALMYLRYTAPVYKVRAKLLINDEKKGGGIAGQDNLIDLGSLLRTRSSVDNEAEVLRTRSLMEKTVAETAANITYYRKGRIRDGEIYHSPFSVIVKHTLDTILTRTFDLVPAGEDSVRITDGEFSIQVPFDSAFTLDGIGTVAIHRNPEHAFVHDSYRFRMASIDAQVADYMKRLSVKVTNKQVTTIDLEFETAIPEKGEYMLGTLIQQYVQGNLDDRNTAADSTIAFIENRLLLVSRELGAVENEIQLFRQQNRLANPPEQSKLLMSSAGDYDTQLFEAEEQLNRTKSLAAMLENSGTEKIAPAAVSPQDPVFLQLLEQYNGLWQERARLLLSMTEENPAIGNLDKRIARLRQDMRNNLAASLRQLNAAREGLRRKAGQIEGAVVNVPANERVYLDLARQQEIKQELFVFLLQKREETAISKTANIANSRIIDPPKSGHHPVSPRRLFVLMIGLLAGTALPLGIIYLMEAFNTRVTRKTDITSRTQVPVIAEIGNSTYGKIVLMNGGSRSPVAEQLRTLRTNLSFFLEEGDKTILLTSSMSGEGKSFIAVNLAAALAIVGKKVLIMELDLRKPKVTAKLELENKLGITSYMITPDMKPEEIIRPSGVLDNMFLVSSGPIPPNPAEIILHDRMDGLMDAMKARFDYIIIDAPPIGLVTDAQLLGKYADLTLFLVRHRYTFKYQLSLADDLCRGGKMRNTALLVNDIRKGGGYDGSGYYGNGYGYYTEETPSSWFRWIFKRKS; translated from the coding sequence ATGGCAATATCCGGGGAAATGAAAGACAGGGACAGGGATGACATGACGCTGTTCCTGCGCAGGTTTGCGGCGAACTGGTACTGGATACTGGTCTGCGCCGCAATGGGGCTTGCCGCGGCGCTGATGTACCTGCGCTATACCGCGCCCGTGTACAAGGTCAGGGCCAAACTGCTGATCAACGATGAAAAGAAAGGCGGCGGCATCGCCGGGCAGGATAACCTGATAGACCTGGGCAGCCTGCTCCGTACCCGCAGCTCGGTGGATAATGAAGCGGAAGTGCTGCGGACCAGGTCGCTCATGGAAAAGACCGTAGCAGAAACAGCCGCCAACATCACTTACTACCGCAAAGGCCGGATACGCGACGGGGAAATATATCATTCCCCCTTCAGCGTGATCGTAAAGCATACATTGGATACCATCCTTACACGCACCTTCGATCTGGTGCCAGCGGGGGAAGACAGCGTACGCATTACCGATGGTGAGTTTTCCATACAGGTGCCGTTTGACAGCGCTTTCACGCTGGACGGGATCGGTACTGTCGCCATACACCGCAATCCTGAACATGCATTTGTGCATGACAGCTACCGCTTCCGCATGGCCTCCATAGACGCGCAGGTGGCTGATTACATGAAACGTTTATCCGTAAAGGTGACCAACAAGCAGGTAACGACAATAGACCTGGAGTTTGAAACGGCCATCCCCGAAAAAGGGGAATATATGCTCGGCACCCTTATTCAGCAATACGTGCAGGGCAATCTGGACGACAGGAACACGGCGGCGGACAGCACCATTGCTTTCATTGAGAACCGCCTGCTGCTGGTCAGCCGCGAGCTGGGCGCAGTAGAGAACGAGATACAGCTGTTCCGCCAGCAGAACCGCCTGGCCAACCCGCCGGAGCAATCGAAATTGCTGATGAGCAGCGCCGGTGATTACGATACACAACTATTCGAGGCCGAGGAACAGCTCAACCGGACAAAAAGCCTCGCTGCCATGCTGGAGAACAGCGGAACGGAAAAGATAGCACCCGCCGCGGTTTCCCCGCAGGACCCCGTTTTTCTCCAGTTGCTGGAACAGTATAACGGACTGTGGCAGGAAAGAGCGCGTTTGCTGCTGAGCATGACCGAAGAGAATCCCGCTATCGGCAATCTGGATAAACGGATCGCCCGGCTCCGGCAGGATATGCGGAATAACCTGGCTGCTTCCCTCCGCCAGCTCAATGCCGCCCGGGAGGGCCTGCGGCGCAAGGCCGGGCAGATAGAAGGAGCGGTGGTGAATGTGCCGGCCAATGAAAGGGTGTATCTCGATCTTGCACGGCAGCAGGAGATCAAGCAGGAGCTATTCGTATTCCTGTTGCAGAAACGGGAGGAGACCGCCATTTCAAAAACTGCCAACATCGCCAATTCGAGGATCATCGATCCGCCCAAATCCGGCCATCACCCGGTCAGCCCCCGCAGGCTCTTTGTGCTGATGATAGGCCTGCTGGCCGGAACAGCGTTGCCACTGGGTATCATCTACCTGATGGAAGCATTCAATACCCGCGTCACCCGGAAAACAGATATCACTTCCCGTACCCAGGTGCCCGTGATCGCAGAGATCGGGAACAGCACCTACGGGAAAATAGTGCTGATGAATGGCGGCAGCCGTTCCCCCGTTGCCGAGCAGCTGCGCACCCTCCGCACCAATCTCTCTTTCTTCCTGGAAGAAGGGGATAAGACCATACTGCTGACCTCCAGCATGTCCGGCGAAGGGAAGTCCTTTATTGCAGTGAACCTCGCCGCGGCGCTGGCTATCGTGGGAAAGAAAGTGCTGATCATGGAGCTGGACCTCCGCAAGCCCAAGGTAACGGCTAAGCTGGAACTGGAGAATAAACTGGGCATCACCAGCTATATGATCACACCGGACATGAAACCGGAAGAGATCATCAGGCCTTCCGGTGTACTTGATAATATGTTCCTTGTCAGCTCCGGTCCCATACCGCCCAATCCCGCCGAAATTATCCTGCACGACCGGATGGACGGCCTCATGGATGCCATGAAAGCCCGTTTCGATTATATCATCATCGATGCCCCGCCGATCGGTCTCGTTACCGATGCACAGCTGCTGGGCAAGTATGCTGACCTTACGCTGTTCCTCGTCCGCCACCGTTACACCTTCAAATATCAGCTCAGCCTGGCGGACGATCTTTGCCGCGGCGGCAAAATGAGGAATACCGCGTTGCTGGTGAACGACATCCGTAAAGGCGGCGGTTACGACGGCAGCGGTTACTACGGGAACGGCTATGGGTATTATACGGAGGAAACGCCGTCCTCATGGTTCCGGTGGATTTTTAAACGTAAATCATAG
- a CDS encoding undecaprenyl-phosphate glucose phosphotransferase — MQTPYLYSLRFILAVRDLLLVNTAFFVACYLTSNLYPGIAVQAYFPYQVAASLLWLFSANWSGVYGQGRTQHYKQVHRSTWRCTVLHFTLAAVYVAFSKDEILSRSFIVTFYASLLSFFLLIRLAGTHIEQLLSRRFRIYKSVAVLGRNRTGARLASYFMEHHKQYKFEGFLDDNYSKLIERDGAIMVSNGDQIRKVAEGGHTDVYVSLAPERMAQAQILMEEAERQCVRLKFVLDLEEKLGEPFEINYMGDFPVISLRREPLEDMQNRFKKRVVDVLLSFAVLVCIMSWLYPLLAVLIKLQSRGPVLFRQQRTGRNNRPFYCYKFRSMRLNKDSDTLQASKDDNRITPIGRFMRKYSLDEFPQFLNVLIGNMSITGPRPHMLKHTEQYSTIINRFMVRHYLKPGITGWAQVNGLRGETRDPRLMERRVEHDLWYMENWSLWLDLKIICKTVINLFRGEENAH; from the coding sequence ATGCAAACTCCTTACCTCTATTCCCTTAGATTTATACTGGCGGTAAGGGACCTGCTGTTGGTGAATACTGCTTTTTTTGTTGCCTGTTATCTTACCAGCAATTTATATCCGGGCATTGCTGTGCAGGCTTACTTTCCTTACCAGGTGGCAGCTTCTTTGTTATGGCTGTTTTCCGCCAACTGGTCCGGCGTATATGGCCAGGGCAGAACGCAGCATTACAAACAGGTACATCGTTCTACCTGGCGTTGCACGGTGCTGCATTTTACCCTGGCAGCCGTATATGTGGCCTTTTCGAAGGATGAGATATTATCCCGCTCTTTTATCGTGACGTTTTATGCCAGCCTGCTATCGTTTTTCCTGTTGATCCGCCTCGCGGGCACCCATATCGAGCAGCTGCTTTCCCGTCGTTTCAGAATATACAAAAGCGTGGCCGTGCTGGGGCGCAATCGTACCGGCGCCCGATTGGCGTCTTATTTCATGGAGCATCACAAACAATACAAGTTTGAAGGCTTCCTGGACGACAATTACAGCAAGCTGATAGAGCGGGACGGGGCCATTATGGTATCTAACGGCGACCAGATCCGCAAGGTGGCGGAAGGCGGCCATACGGATGTGTATGTATCGCTCGCGCCGGAAAGGATGGCGCAGGCACAGATACTCATGGAAGAAGCAGAGCGCCAGTGCGTGAGGCTGAAGTTTGTGCTGGACCTTGAAGAGAAACTGGGCGAGCCTTTCGAGATCAACTACATGGGAGACTTTCCCGTGATCAGCCTCCGGCGGGAACCGCTGGAAGATATGCAGAACCGTTTCAAGAAGCGGGTGGTGGATGTGCTGCTCAGCTTTGCGGTGCTGGTATGCATCATGAGCTGGCTGTACCCTCTGCTGGCCGTATTGATCAAACTGCAGAGCCGCGGCCCTGTACTGTTCCGGCAGCAGCGCACGGGCAGGAACAACCGGCCTTTCTATTGTTATAAATTCCGGAGCATGCGGCTGAATAAAGATAGTGATACGCTGCAGGCCAGTAAAGATGACAACCGCATCACGCCCATCGGGCGTTTTATGCGTAAATACAGTCTTGATGAATTCCCGCAGTTCCTGAATGTGCTGATAGGGAATATGAGCATCACCGGCCCGCGCCCCCATATGCTGAAACATACGGAACAATACAGCACTATCATCAACCGCTTCATGGTACGTCATTACCTGAAACCCGGCATTACCGGCTGGGCGCAGGTGAATGGCCTGCGTGGCGAAACGCGCGACCCGCGGTTGATGGAACGCCGCGTGGAGCATGATCTCTGGTATATGGAAAACTGGTCGCTCTGGCTGGATCTGAAAATAATCTGCAAAACCGTGATCAACCTGTTCAGGGGAGAGGAGAACGCACATTGA
- a CDS encoding glycosyltransferase, translated as MKKQLLLFASHQFGYLTDTLKYCEHMDGRYDVTYIGWDYGKMKIIMKGIDVKYVSRAGHLLLRNYRLLKALHREVRSGRYDVVFAHYTRGISLVKLLNPRQRFIFDIRTGSTDRHAVRRRAYDLFMRLESTVFREVTVISEGLAMQLGIRRYDLLPLGADAVEAPQKRFSGGCMQLLYVGTLQGRNILECVKGLHQYLLAETAERTVLTIIGDSPGRELEEITAYISAHPELKDSVVCTGRLPRRELDRYFREAHAGLSFIPVTPWYTRQPPTKTCEYLLSGLPVIATRTEAHMRLLEGEEMCVLINDAADDVAKAIAVIRAKLPYADAAALQQKYIRYTWRNVVNAHFIPLIQQAF; from the coding sequence ATGAAAAAGCAGCTGTTATTATTCGCCTCGCACCAGTTCGGGTACCTGACGGATACCCTGAAATACTGTGAGCATATGGATGGCCGGTACGATGTCACTTACATAGGATGGGATTACGGGAAGATGAAAATAATCATGAAGGGCATCGATGTGAAATATGTCAGCCGCGCGGGCCATCTGCTGCTGCGTAATTACAGGCTGCTGAAAGCGCTGCACCGGGAAGTGCGGAGCGGGCGGTACGATGTGGTGTTTGCCCATTATACCCGGGGCATTTCGCTGGTGAAACTGCTCAATCCCCGGCAGCGGTTCATTTTCGATATCCGCACCGGGTCTACGGACCGGCATGCGGTGCGCCGCCGGGCCTACGATCTGTTCATGAGGCTGGAAAGCACCGTCTTTCGCGAGGTTACGGTGATCAGCGAGGGGCTGGCCATGCAGCTGGGCATCCGCCGCTATGATCTGCTGCCGCTGGGTGCGGATGCTGTGGAAGCGCCGCAAAAGCGTTTTTCCGGTGGATGCATGCAATTGCTGTACGTGGGCACTTTGCAGGGCCGGAATATCCTGGAATGTGTAAAAGGACTGCACCAATATCTGCTGGCCGAAACAGCGGAAAGAACGGTGCTGACCATCATCGGGGATTCCCCGGGAAGGGAATTGGAGGAGATAACAGCGTACATCTCGGCTCATCCGGAGCTGAAGGATAGTGTGGTATGCACAGGGCGTTTGCCGCGTAGGGAGTTGGACAGGTATTTCAGGGAAGCGCATGCCGGCCTGTCGTTTATCCCCGTTACGCCTTGGTACACCCGCCAGCCGCCCACCAAAACATGCGAATACCTCCTGTCCGGCCTGCCCGTGATCGCTACCCGGACGGAGGCGCATATGCGCCTGCTGGAAGGGGAAGAGATGTGTGTGCTGATCAATGATGCAGCGGATGATGTGGCGAAAGCCATTGCCGTGATCAGGGCAAAGCTGCCCTATGCGGACGCCGCAGCCCTGCAGCAAAAATATATCCGGTACACCTGGCGGAATGTGGTGAACGCACATTTCATTCCGCTCATACAACAGGCATTTTGA
- a CDS encoding phenylacetate--CoA ligase family protein has translation MKILEQLKISVLKNSHRLPAGLNFALSKCNNDPQRIYGKAYQSCLAELRNPAAGEALREERLLAIVNNAIRDVPYYRRQYGGQPIHSVEAFKAIAGFISKQTVQEDPAAFRQEHFHEREYDLVTTGGTSGKPLQLYVPRNRYAREWATVHHAWSRAGFRFDHRAVLRNHRLPAGRVCAVNPFTKEIIFDNFRLTEEYMAEVYKVIRKYRIPFMHAYPSAVQQFSAFCHREQLDLSFLRAFLCSSENVYPHQLDTVREQTGARLFSFYGHSEKLVFGAFCEFTDHFHMDPDYGFFELVDENGATVNTPGMTGEITGTTLYNNGMPLIRYRTGDFAEYLGDHCPHCHRNMPVLRRIMGRWNGEKVYNRDGSYVTTTALNLHDDLYRKIDGLQYYQREKGQLEIRIIRNPAFTPADEAKLLHSISTKLSPSSTVTVRHVEWLERKQNGKFLLLISNVES, from the coding sequence ATGAAAATACTGGAACAGCTTAAGATATCCGTGCTGAAAAACAGCCACCGGTTGCCTGCGGGATTGAATTTTGCTTTGTCCAAATGCAATAACGATCCTCAGCGCATATACGGGAAAGCCTACCAAAGCTGCCTCGCGGAGCTGCGCAACCCTGCTGCCGGAGAGGCTTTACGGGAGGAACGCCTGCTGGCTATCGTAAATAACGCCATCCGCGATGTGCCTTACTACCGCCGCCAGTACGGCGGCCAACCCATCCATTCCGTTGAAGCCTTCAAAGCCATAGCAGGGTTTATCAGCAAGCAAACGGTACAGGAAGACCCCGCGGCTTTCCGGCAAGAACATTTCCATGAAAGGGAGTACGACCTGGTGACCACCGGCGGAACAAGCGGCAAACCTTTGCAGCTGTACGTCCCCCGCAACCGCTACGCACGGGAATGGGCCACGGTACACCACGCCTGGAGCCGCGCAGGTTTCCGCTTCGATCACCGGGCCGTGCTGCGGAACCATCGCCTGCCCGCAGGCCGGGTTTGCGCCGTAAACCCCTTCACCAAAGAGATCATTTTCGACAACTTCCGGCTGACGGAAGAATACATGGCCGAGGTGTACAAAGTGATCCGGAAATACCGCATCCCTTTCATGCATGCCTATCCTTCCGCCGTACAACAGTTCTCCGCATTCTGTCATCGGGAGCAGCTGGACCTTTCCTTCCTGCGTGCTTTCCTCTGCAGCTCCGAGAACGTGTACCCGCATCAGTTAGATACCGTGCGGGAGCAGACCGGCGCCAGGTTGTTCTCCTTTTACGGTCACAGCGAAAAACTGGTGTTCGGCGCTTTCTGCGAGTTTACCGATCATTTTCATATGGACCCGGATTACGGGTTCTTCGAGTTGGTGGATGAAAATGGAGCTACGGTCAATACCCCTGGTATGACCGGCGAGATCACCGGCACCACGCTGTATAATAACGGCATGCCGCTGATCCGGTACAGAACAGGGGATTTTGCGGAATATCTCGGGGACCATTGTCCGCATTGCCATCGCAACATGCCTGTGCTGCGCCGCATCATGGGCCGCTGGAATGGGGAGAAGGTGTACAACCGGGACGGGTCGTACGTCACCACCACGGCGCTGAACCTGCACGACGATCTCTACCGGAAGATAGACGGGCTGCAATATTACCAGCGGGAGAAAGGCCAGCTGGAAATAAGGATCATCAGGAATCCCGCGTTCACCCCGGCAGATGAAGCGAAGCTGCTGCACAGCATCAGCACAAAATTATCGCCATCCTCCACCGTCACTGTGCGGCATGTGGAATGGCTGGAAAGAAAGCAGAACGGGAAATTCCTGCTGCTGATCAGTAATGTAGAATCATAG
- a CDS encoding polysaccharide biosynthesis/export family protein — protein MKNIVSVVMFPLIVGLLSSCTVTKKSVYFHDLADTAGIHRLTPAAFEDPVIQVDDIVRIQIQTLDPESLATPVREDANRFLVDREGMVYLPLIGAVKIGGLTTYAARELVRNKAAKYYQSPVVQLQLASFKVTVLGEVTHPAVYTMPNERVTLLDALGLAGDLTIYGKRNNVLLVRSTGQQKEFVRFDLNASSIYQSPYFYLKQNDLIYVEPGKGKIAANNAGRTQAIAIIGSVVSVLIVALTRL, from the coding sequence GTGAAGAATATTGTGAGCGTAGTGATGTTCCCGCTGATCGTCGGGCTATTGTCGTCATGCACTGTTACGAAGAAGTCCGTGTACTTCCATGACCTGGCGGACACGGCAGGCATCCACCGGCTGACACCGGCAGCATTCGAGGACCCGGTCATACAGGTGGATGACATCGTGAGGATACAGATACAGACCCTCGACCCCGAAAGCCTGGCCACACCGGTAAGGGAAGATGCCAACCGCTTCCTGGTAGACCGGGAAGGTATGGTGTACCTGCCATTGATCGGTGCGGTGAAGATCGGGGGGCTGACCACCTATGCCGCGCGGGAACTGGTGCGGAACAAAGCGGCGAAGTATTACCAGTCGCCCGTAGTACAGTTGCAGCTGGCCAGTTTCAAGGTAACCGTACTGGGAGAGGTCACCCATCCCGCCGTGTACACCATGCCCAATGAAAGGGTTACGTTGCTGGACGCGCTGGGCCTGGCCGGCGATCTGACCATTTACGGCAAACGTAATAATGTGCTGCTCGTGCGAAGTACCGGGCAGCAAAAGGAGTTCGTAAGATTTGATCTGAACGCTTCATCCATATACCAATCACCTTATTTCTACCTGAAGCAAAACGACCTGATCTATGTAGAGCCGGGCAAGGGAAAGATCGCCGCGAATAATGCGGGCCGCACACAGGCCATCGCCATTATCGGATCGGTAGTATCTGTACTGATCGTGGCGCTGACCAGGTTGTAA
- a CDS encoding glycosyltransferase family 4 protein: MKMDYGTILFVGVAPEDRGGIASVLRAYRKHFTGSRFFASNVSPAAFPIACIRFSLLLLTAREIRIVHIHGASRGSFYRKYVLFLIAKYLFRRKVIYHVHGGGFQDFYEQAGGFVQGRIRHFTDHADTVICLSDSWKRFFLLHFRPRYLMVLPNTVEHVATRRHREPAKVIFLFMGKIGERKGIYDLLKAAAMLCPQYDKQFEIWIGGDGSTQALHVLVESMGLTETVFYKGWVTGHAKEELFGKATVFVLPSYHEGLPVSILEAMSHSLPVIATNVGGIPELVANGESGLLVKAGDKAALSAAMQQFILDRQLAKQMGMVAADIIRKRFVFEHTRTKLDKLYIELNRNKNGTA; encoded by the coding sequence ATGAAAATGGATTACGGTACAATACTTTTTGTAGGGGTGGCTCCGGAAGACCGGGGAGGGATTGCCAGTGTGCTGCGGGCTTACCGGAAGCATTTTACCGGCAGCAGGTTCTTTGCGTCCAATGTTTCACCGGCCGCATTCCCCATTGCCTGCATCCGTTTCAGCCTGCTGCTGCTGACCGCCAGGGAGATCAGGATCGTGCATATCCACGGCGCTTCACGCGGAAGCTTTTACCGCAAATATGTACTGTTCCTGATCGCAAAATACCTCTTTCGCCGCAAGGTGATCTATCATGTGCATGGCGGAGGGTTCCAGGATTTCTATGAGCAGGCAGGCGGTTTTGTGCAGGGGAGGATCAGGCATTTCACCGATCATGCAGATACCGTTATTTGCCTGTCTGACAGCTGGAAACGGTTTTTCCTGCTGCATTTCCGGCCGCGGTACCTCATGGTGCTGCCCAATACGGTAGAGCATGTGGCTACCCGCCGGCACAGGGAACCGGCAAAAGTGATCTTCCTTTTCATGGGAAAGATAGGGGAGCGCAAAGGGATATACGATCTGCTGAAAGCGGCGGCAATGCTGTGTCCGCAATATGATAAACAATTCGAGATATGGATAGGGGGAGATGGCAGCACACAGGCGCTGCACGTCCTCGTGGAAAGCATGGGATTAACGGAAACCGTTTTTTATAAAGGCTGGGTAACTGGTCATGCAAAGGAGGAGCTGTTCGGGAAGGCAACCGTTTTTGTGTTGCCTTCCTATCATGAAGGGCTGCCGGTATCGATACTGGAAGCGATGTCTCACAGCCTGCCGGTGATCGCTACGAACGTAGGCGGTATCCCGGAACTGGTGGCGAACGGGGAATCCGGCCTGCTGGTGAAAGCAGGGGATAAGGCCGCCCTGAGCGCAGCGATGCAGCAGTTTATCCTGGACCGGCAGCTCGCGAAACAAATGGGAATGGTGGCCGCCGATATTATCCGGAAACGCTTTGTGTTTGAGCATACGAGAACGAAGTTGGATAAGCTATACATCGAACTAAACCGAAATAAAAATGGAACAGCCTAA